One genomic region from Terriglobus aquaticus encodes:
- a CDS encoding biopolymer transporter ExbD codes for MGMGGGGGKGARSDINVTPLIDVLLVLLIIFMVIQPNVVRGLDTLVPQPPKDKTADVDNRTIVVQVKANGKGTPTYQINEDPPLNLTDLTEKLRTIFEARNDKVMFVKGDPSLDFAAVTPVIDDGHAAGVDNIGIITPRVESGQ; via the coding sequence ATGGGCATGGGAGGAGGCGGCGGCAAAGGAGCACGCTCCGACATCAACGTCACGCCGCTGATCGACGTTCTGCTGGTGCTGTTGATCATCTTCATGGTCATTCAGCCCAACGTGGTGCGCGGACTGGATACGCTGGTCCCGCAGCCGCCGAAAGACAAGACTGCCGACGTGGACAACCGCACCATCGTGGTGCAGGTGAAGGCCAACGGCAAGGGCACACCGACGTACCAGATCAACGAAGATCCACCGCTGAACCTGACCGACCTAACCGAGAAGCTGCGGACCATCTTTGAGGCCCGTAACGACAAGGTGATGTTCGTCAAGGGCGATCCATCGCTCGACTTCGCCGCGGTCACCCCCGTCATCGACGACGGCCACGCAGCCGGCGTCGACAACATCGGCATCATCACGCCGCGGGTTGAGTCGGGCCAGTAG
- a CDS encoding TetR/AcrR family transcriptional regulator: MSRNARDGEPETRTAAPAASRKSKETRARILQAALGVFRERGFEAATMREVAAAAGMAVGAAYYYFPAKDAIVLAFYEEAQHTMQPALEEVLARKAPLEETLRGIIRVKLQTFAENRQLMSALASHVNPRAPVSPFSPDTAAIRERDQAFFEQAVAQAKVKLPKNIAPYLPRLLWLYQMGILLFWVFDESPEQHRTTALLDGTLKMLTITLRLAALPLLRPLHRIAGDLLEVVYGK; the protein is encoded by the coding sequence GTGAGCCGCAACGCTCGGGACGGTGAACCGGAGACTCGGACTGCGGCGCCCGCGGCCTCTCGCAAGTCTAAGGAGACGCGGGCACGCATCCTCCAGGCCGCGCTCGGTGTCTTTCGCGAGCGCGGCTTTGAGGCGGCCACCATGCGGGAGGTGGCCGCCGCCGCCGGCATGGCGGTAGGAGCGGCGTACTACTACTTCCCCGCAAAAGACGCGATCGTGCTGGCGTTTTATGAGGAAGCGCAGCACACGATGCAGCCCGCGCTGGAAGAGGTGCTGGCGAGGAAGGCTCCGTTGGAAGAGACGCTGCGCGGGATCATCCGGGTAAAACTCCAAACCTTTGCCGAGAACCGGCAGTTGATGAGCGCTCTGGCATCGCATGTGAATCCGCGGGCGCCTGTGTCGCCGTTCAGCCCGGACACCGCGGCGATCCGCGAACGCGACCAGGCCTTCTTCGAGCAGGCGGTCGCGCAGGCAAAGGTCAAGCTGCCGAAGAACATCGCGCCGTACCTGCCGCGGCTCTTGTGGCTGTACCAGATGGGCATTCTACTGTTCTGGGTATTCGACGAATCGCCCGAGCAGCACCGCACCACCGCGCTGCTGGACGGCACGCTGAAAATGCTGACCATCACACTACGGCTGGCCGCGCTGCCGCTGCTGCGGCCGCTGCACCGTATTGCCGGAGACCTGCTGGAGGTGGTGTATGGCAAGTGA
- a CDS encoding MotA/TolQ/ExbB proton channel family protein, which translates to MILAHATTLVAHVPATLGMLFQDAAAPASSGGGGFSILDMLKHMGWVDDVIVGILFIMSIWSLAVMIDRALYFSAARSQSREFAPKVAGALKDGRLDEGIKIADRSKKSHLAEVVTAGLQEFRSYGSGGTITEEQIESSKRALERSEAIVHAKLKRGLGSLATIGSTAPFIGLLGTVIGILHAFQEIATQKTAGIGAVAGGISEALVTTALGLLVAIPAVMTFNYFTNKVEAFDVEMDNSSSELVDYFIKQSQR; encoded by the coding sequence GTGATTCTCGCTCACGCCACCACACTCGTTGCACACGTTCCCGCTACGCTTGGCATGCTCTTCCAGGATGCCGCAGCCCCTGCCAGCTCCGGCGGCGGCGGCTTCTCCATCCTCGACATGTTGAAGCACATGGGTTGGGTCGACGACGTGATCGTCGGCATCCTGTTCATCATGTCCATCTGGTCGCTGGCCGTTATGATCGACCGCGCCCTGTACTTCTCGGCAGCCCGCTCGCAGTCGCGCGAGTTCGCTCCCAAGGTTGCCGGCGCTCTGAAGGACGGCCGTCTGGACGAGGGCATCAAGATCGCCGATCGTTCCAAGAAGTCGCACCTCGCCGAGGTCGTCACCGCTGGCCTGCAGGAGTTCCGCTCCTACGGTTCGGGCGGCACCATTACCGAAGAGCAGATTGAGTCGTCCAAGCGCGCCCTGGAGCGTTCGGAAGCCATCGTTCACGCCAAGCTGAAGCGCGGCCTGGGCTCGCTGGCCACCATCGGTTCCACCGCACCGTTCATCGGCCTGCTCGGCACCGTCATCGGCATTCTGCACGCCTTCCAGGAAATCGCCACCCAGAAGACGGCCGGTATCGGCGCAGTCGCCGGCGGTATCTCGGAAGCCCTGGTTACGACCGCTCTTGGCCTGCTCGTCGCCATCCCGGCCGTTATGACGTTCAACTACTTCACCAACAAGGTGGAAGCGTTCGACGTCGAGATGGACAACAGCTCGTCGGAGCTCGTCGACTACTTCATCAAGCAGTCGCAGCGCTAA
- a CDS encoding TIGR01777 family oxidoreductase has product MASDTKQATQEQTAQTTMAERTSRRIVIPGGSGHVGELLAEHFHARGDKVTVLSRNPHQQPKRPWTVLPWDPAKDGDWIDALDGADACIHLSGRSVNTRATAKQRDEIYHSRIDTTSRLGAVMRRLRHAPPVWLNASTATIYRHSLDRAQDEFSGEEGGHEAGVPKSWAFSVKVGLDWEAALFEHAMPRTRRVALRTSLVMSPQPGSIFAVLSRLVRFGLGGTNGKGTQRVSWMHAEDYVRAVEMLLEDERWDGVVNLSAPEAPTNRDFMRTLRKAWGVRFGPPAPEWAIQIGTFLLRTEPELVLKSRWVYPGRLEREGFPFRYADWQSTATDLVRQMRATTEKRQG; this is encoded by the coding sequence ATGGCAAGTGACACGAAGCAGGCCACGCAGGAGCAAACCGCGCAGACAACCATGGCCGAGCGAACGTCTCGCCGCATTGTAATACCGGGCGGTAGCGGGCATGTGGGCGAACTGCTTGCGGAGCACTTCCATGCTCGCGGCGACAAAGTAACTGTGCTGAGCCGAAACCCGCACCAGCAGCCAAAACGGCCATGGACGGTGCTGCCGTGGGATCCCGCGAAAGACGGCGACTGGATCGACGCCCTCGACGGTGCGGATGCGTGCATTCACCTGAGCGGGCGCAGCGTGAACACACGCGCCACCGCAAAGCAACGCGACGAGATCTACCACTCGCGAATCGACACGACGTCGCGGCTGGGGGCGGTAATGCGACGTCTGCGGCACGCGCCGCCGGTGTGGTTGAACGCGAGCACGGCGACGATCTACCGCCACTCCCTGGACCGCGCGCAGGACGAGTTCAGTGGTGAAGAGGGTGGTCACGAGGCGGGCGTTCCGAAGTCGTGGGCTTTCAGCGTGAAAGTCGGCCTCGACTGGGAGGCGGCGCTGTTTGAGCATGCCATGCCGAGGACGCGCCGCGTTGCGCTGCGTACGTCGCTGGTGATGAGCCCGCAGCCGGGCAGCATCTTTGCCGTGCTATCTCGGCTGGTACGGTTCGGCCTGGGCGGCACCAACGGCAAAGGCACCCAACGCGTGAGCTGGATGCACGCCGAGGATTATGTTCGCGCGGTGGAGATGCTCCTGGAGGACGAACGCTGGGACGGTGTTGTGAACCTGTCGGCACCGGAGGCGCCCACGAACCGCGACTTCATGCGCACACTTCGCAAAGCCTGGGGTGTGCGCTTCGGCCCACCCGCGCCGGAGTGGGCGATTCAGATTGGCACGTTCCTGCTGCGCACCGAGCCGGAGCTGGTGCTGAAGAGTCGCTGGGTGTATCCGGGGCGTTTGGAACGCGAAGGCTTCCCGTTCCGATATGCCGACTGGCAAAGCACTGCCACGGATCTGGTCCGTCAAATGCGGGCGACCACGGAGAAACGCCAGGGGTAG
- a CDS encoding ExbD/TolR family protein, with product MAMTTATTRSAHAAINVTPLIDVLLVLLIIFMVIEPSAVHGLSAMAPQPSPRHREAPYPQSIVVTIEGNASAPAYALDGVPLQQSDLPEHLRQLVQQQGRTTLLVHASPGLDYADVTTVLNAGRAAGADNMALLTGADTARN from the coding sequence ATGGCAATGACCACCGCGACCACTCGTTCGGCGCACGCCGCCATCAACGTGACTCCACTCATCGACGTTCTGCTGGTGCTCCTCATCATCTTCATGGTGATCGAGCCAAGCGCCGTCCATGGACTTTCTGCGATGGCCCCGCAGCCGTCACCGAGGCATCGAGAGGCGCCCTATCCGCAGTCCATCGTTGTCACTATCGAGGGGAACGCTTCGGCTCCAGCCTACGCACTTGACGGCGTCCCGCTTCAGCAATCGGACCTGCCGGAGCATCTGCGGCAACTCGTCCAGCAGCAAGGCCGGACCACCTTGCTGGTCCACGCCTCGCCCGGTCTCGACTATGCCGACGTCACCACCGTTCTGAACGCTGGACGCGCGGCTGGCGCGGACAATATGGCATTGCTGACCGGCGCAGACACAGCCAGGAATTGA
- a CDS encoding ExbD/TolR family protein: MAISTRDEGKKVNSDINVTPMVDVMLVLLIIFMVVTPMLNNKVNVELPQATAAVVMEDANKEDSVVVAVTRDGKTYLGGDQVVPDSLGEKISARLENKTDKRVYFRGDQRANYGTVMTAIDGIRAAGVSQLGMLTDKPLM, encoded by the coding sequence ATGGCAATCTCAACTCGTGATGAGGGCAAAAAGGTAAACTCCGACATCAACGTCACACCCATGGTGGACGTGATGCTGGTGCTCCTCATCATCTTCATGGTCGTCACGCCCATGCTGAATAACAAGGTCAACGTGGAACTGCCGCAGGCTACAGCCGCGGTTGTCATGGAAGACGCCAACAAGGAAGACTCGGTCGTCGTCGCAGTGACCCGCGACGGCAAGACCTACCTTGGTGGTGACCAGGTGGTTCCCGACTCACTGGGTGAGAAGATTTCCGCTCGCCTGGAGAACAAGACCGACAAGCGGGTGTATTTCCGCGGCGATCAGCGTGCCAACTACGGTACGGTGATGACCGCCATCGACGGCATCCGTGCAGCCGGCGTGAGCCAGCTCGGCATGCTCACGGATAAGCCGCTGATGTAA
- a CDS encoding MFS transporter, whose product MSTHPTLPAQPRRFPTWLVGVLYSASGSMNGFVAVALATLLTGHGVSNAREATITAIILTPSYLSFLLTPLVDCGMSRRTWAMLLALAGAICLGSGVLLTPAASANGGHGPGANLLIVLLLLGYLCTQMYSSTIGGMVPNLVERSRQSAASAWLNVAYLGLTGACGYLSVLEIRHLPLRLAACVIPLPILLSASPLLFTAKEDRIPKRVGTAMRELGRNLLLSAKQRSYWFALLVFIVPSATFAMQNLFGGIGRDFGVSDDRTAFISGVVLAVACIAGAALGGPLSNRYDRRLLFIAPAMVAGLGSLAMIGLLNRGIAPATVFLAGVIFYNVMAGINYTATSALVFQIVGRDNPLSATQYAICIAACNAAIAGAVALDGSGSTLHGHWSGARGELLVDALLSLVLGSIVLALVYRFGGGFPRPPVSDEQEA is encoded by the coding sequence GTGTCCACCCATCCCACGCTCCCGGCGCAGCCCCGCCGCTTTCCCACATGGCTGGTCGGCGTCCTCTACTCGGCCTCGGGTTCTATGAATGGCTTTGTTGCGGTGGCGTTGGCGACGCTGCTGACCGGGCACGGCGTGAGTAACGCGCGCGAAGCCACCATCACGGCCATCATCCTGACTCCTAGCTACCTCAGCTTCCTGCTCACGCCTCTGGTGGACTGCGGCATGAGCCGCCGCACGTGGGCCATGCTGCTGGCGTTGGCGGGCGCCATATGCCTGGGCAGCGGCGTTCTGCTTACGCCCGCAGCCAGCGCCAACGGAGGCCATGGTCCCGGAGCAAACCTGCTCATCGTCCTTCTCCTGCTCGGCTACCTCTGTACGCAGATGTACTCCAGCACCATCGGCGGCATGGTTCCCAACCTGGTGGAGCGCTCCCGCCAAAGCGCCGCCAGCGCGTGGCTCAACGTCGCCTACCTTGGCCTGACCGGGGCCTGCGGATACCTCTCCGTGCTGGAGATCCGCCACCTGCCACTGCGGCTGGCGGCGTGCGTCATTCCTCTGCCGATCCTGCTGTCCGCGTCACCTCTGCTGTTCACCGCAAAGGAAGATCGCATCCCGAAGCGCGTCGGCACCGCCATGCGCGAACTCGGCCGCAACCTGCTGCTGTCCGCAAAGCAGCGCAGCTACTGGTTCGCGCTGCTGGTCTTTATCGTTCCGTCAGCCACGTTTGCCATGCAGAACCTGTTCGGCGGCATCGGCCGTGACTTCGGAGTCAGCGACGATCGCACCGCCTTCATCAGCGGCGTGGTACTTGCCGTGGCGTGCATTGCCGGTGCCGCGCTCGGCGGCCCGCTCAGCAACCGCTACGACCGCCGCCTCCTGTTCATTGCGCCTGCCATGGTCGCCGGGCTCGGCTCGCTTGCGATGATCGGCCTATTGAATCGCGGCATTGCTCCCGCGACTGTGTTTCTGGCCGGAGTGATTTTCTACAACGTGATGGCCGGCATCAACTACACCGCGACCAGCGCGCTGGTGTTCCAGATTGTCGGCCGCGACAACCCGCTCTCGGCCACGCAGTACGCCATCTGCATCGCGGCATGCAACGCTGCGATTGCGGGCGCGGTCGCTCTCGACGGCAGCGGCTCAACCCTGCACGGCCACTGGTCCGGCGCCCGCGGCGAACTGCTGGTCGATGCCCTGCTCAGCCTCGTTCTCGGCTCCATCGTGCTGGCCTTGGTGTACCGCTTCGGCGGCGGCTTTCCACGCCCGCCGGTTAGCGATGAGCAAGAGGCATAG
- a CDS encoding tetratricopeptide repeat protein: MKLNGRVPAAAALALAMTLLSGCNQLKARDDINKGVQSFKNAQYEQAIGYFQEAKRLDPKLPMADLYLGTAYSYLVIPNSTDDANMKTANNAIAIFKQYLADHPGDKTSLQQLASIYRNIKQPAEAKQYEMQVIQVDPKDAEAHYTIGAVNFVETYNNAVKILGESGLKDDGQGNVKMSKDTCTKLKAANTALVAEGIDHLNQAVQLRTDYDDALQYLNLMYRRKADVDCGNAAAVKDDLAKADDYVKQSMGARANNEKKKEEKASHGVVTGE; the protein is encoded by the coding sequence ATGAAACTGAACGGACGTGTTCCAGCCGCGGCTGCACTCGCGCTCGCCATGACTCTGCTTTCTGGTTGCAACCAGCTCAAAGCGCGCGACGACATCAACAAAGGCGTGCAGTCGTTCAAGAACGCGCAGTATGAGCAGGCCATCGGGTACTTCCAGGAAGCCAAGCGCCTGGACCCCAAGCTGCCCATGGCTGACCTGTATCTGGGCACCGCCTACTCCTATCTGGTCATCCCGAACTCGACCGACGACGCGAACATGAAGACGGCCAACAACGCCATCGCGATCTTCAAGCAGTACCTGGCCGACCACCCGGGCGATAAGACCTCGCTGCAGCAGCTTGCGTCGATCTACCGCAACATCAAGCAGCCTGCGGAAGCCAAGCAGTACGAGATGCAGGTCATCCAGGTGGATCCGAAGGATGCCGAGGCGCACTACACCATCGGCGCCGTCAACTTTGTTGAGACCTACAACAATGCAGTCAAGATCCTGGGTGAGAGTGGTCTGAAGGACGACGGTCAGGGCAACGTCAAGATGTCCAAGGACACCTGTACGAAGCTGAAGGCGGCAAACACGGCCCTGGTTGCCGAAGGTATCGACCACCTGAACCAGGCGGTACAGTTGCGTACCGATTACGACGACGCGCTGCAGTACCTGAACCTGATGTACCGTCGCAAGGCCGATGTGGATTGTGGCAATGCGGCCGCGGTGAAGGACGACCTGGCCAAGGCCGATGACTACGTGAAGCAGTCTATGGGTGCCCGCGCCAACAACGAGAAGAAGAAGGAAGAGAAGGCCTCGCACGGTGTGGTAACCGGCGAGTAA